The following coding sequences lie in one Labrus bergylta chromosome 13, fLabBer1.1, whole genome shotgun sequence genomic window:
- the etv5a gene encoding ETS translocation variant 5a isoform X1 has translation MDGFYDQQVPFMVPPSHKSHVEEASHSRPLIDRKRKFVDTELAQDTEELFQDLSQLQEIWIAEAQVPDDEQFVPDFQSDSLMFHGPPPAKIKRELSPSEELSPCRQDRSPMPYGEKCLYSYSACDRKPTPGFKPLTPPSTPVSPCGPTSTAVTHPLSEQTPPPPHPHPHVANPTAGQRPVHVQQPITASTGSPNQQALPVHSHTPPFAVPCAPISQDANTFTPEHRFQRQMSEPCLPFPPSDSQGRPQFLPQPPNSSNNSLPRDSRPPYHRQMSEPLVAAPPPQGFKQELIDPRYTEQGVPTMGPPVPPQGPQRQAGFHPMAIKQEPRDFCFDSEVPNCQSSFGRAGSFYQNNHESFSFDRDHQLYFDDTCVVPERLEGKVKQEPSVYRDGPPYQRRGSLQLWQFLVTLLDDPANGHFIAWTGRGMEFKLIEPEEVARRWGIQKNRPAMNYDKLSRSLRYYYEKGIMQKVKVAGERYVYKFVCDPEALFSMAFPDNQRPNLKVDPDSLPGLDDDTVPLTHYDDAAPYLLDAAEQCVAGLPFPDGYGY, from the exons ATGGATGGATTCTACGACCAGCAAGTCCCCTTTATGGTCCCTCCCAGC CACAAGTCTCACGTGGAGGAAGCGTCTCACAGCAGGCCTCTGATCGACAGGAAGAGGAAGTTTGTGGACACAGAGCTCGCCCAGGACACAGAAG aactTTTCCAAGACCTCAGTCAGCTGCAAGAGATCTGGATTGCAGAAG CCCAGGTGCCTGATGACGAACAGTTTGTCCCAGATTTCCAGTCGGATAGCT TGATGTTTCATGGCCCGCCACCAGCCAAGATCAAACGAGAGCTGTCCCCCTCCGAAGAGCTCTCTCCCTGCCGCCAGGACCGGAGTCCCATGCCCTACGGAGAGAAGTGCCTTTACAGCTACAG tgCCTGTGACAGGAAGCCCACTCCCGGGTTCAAGCCATTAACTCCCCCCTCGACCCCCGTCTCTCCTTGCGGCCCCACCAGCACAGCAGTAACGCACCCACTGAGCGAGCagaccccccctcctccccatccTCACCCCCACGTAGCCAACCCGACCGCAGGGCAGCGTCCCGTTCACGTTCAGCAGCCTATCACAGCGAGCACCGGCTCCCCCAACCAGCAGGCCCTCCCAGTCCACAGCCACACTCCGCCCTTCGCCGTGCCCTGCGCCCCCATCAGCCAGGATGCCAACACCTTCACACCTGAGCACAG GTTCCAGAGGCAGATGTCAGAGCCATGTCTACCTTTCCCGCCATCTGACAGCCAAGGACGCCCCCAGTTCCTGCCCCAGCCtccaaacagcagcaacaacagtcTGCCACGAGACAGCCGGCCACCGTACCACCGGCAGATGTCAGAGCCGCTGGTAGCCGCTCCTCCTCCACAGGGGTTCAAACAAGAGCTCATCGACCCGCGATACACCGAGCAGGGCGTCCCCACCATGGGCCCCCCGGTCCCGCCGCAGGGGCCTCAACGCCAGGCCGGTTTCCACCCCATGGCCATCAAGCAGGAGCCTCGGGACTTCTGCTTTGATTCTG AAGTGCCTAACTGTCAGTCATCGTTCGGGAGAGCGGGGAGCTTCTACCAGAATAACCATGAAA GTTTCTCCTTCGACAGAGATCATCAGCTGTACTTTGACGACACCTGCGTGGTGCCTGAGCGATTAGAAG GCAAAGTAAAACAGGAGCCCTCCGTGTACCGTGACGGCCCCCCCTACCAGCGCCGCGGCTCCCTGCAGCTCTGGCAGTTCCTGGTCACTTTACTGGACGACCCTGCTAACGGTCACTTCATCGCCTGGACCGGCCGTGGGATGGAGTTCAAGCTCATCGAGCCTGAGGAG GTTGCTCGCCGTTGGGGCATCCAGAAGAACCGACCGGCCATGAACTACGACAAGCTGAGCCGCTCACTGCGCTACTACTACGAGAAGGGCATCATGCAGAAGGTAAAG GTTGCAGGTGAGAGGTACGTGTACAAGTTTGTGTGCGACCCCGAGGCCCTCTTCTCCATGGCCTTCCCCGACAACCAGAGGCCCAACCTGAAGGTGGACCCCGACAGCCTGCCAGGGCTGGACGACGACACGGTGCCCCTCACCCACTACGACGACGCTGCCCCCTACTTGCTGGATGCCGCGGAGCAGTGCGTGGCCGGCCTGCCCTTCCCAGACGGCTACGGCTACTAA
- the etv5a gene encoding ETS translocation variant 5a isoform X2 → MDGFYDQQVPFMVPPSHKSHVEEASHSRPLIDRKRKFVDTELAQDTEELFQDLSQLQEIWIAEAQVPDDEQFVPDFQSDSLMFHGPPPAKIKRELSPSEELSPCRQDRSPMPYGEKCLYSYSACDRKPTPGFKPLTPPSTPVSPCGPTSTAVTHPLSEQTPPPPHPHPHVANPTAGQRPVHVQQPITASTGSPNQQALPVHSHTPPFAVPCAPISQDANTFTPEHRFQRQMSEPCLPFPPSDSQGRPQFLPQPPNSSNNSLPRDSRPPYHRQMSEPLVAAPPPQGFKQELIDPRYTEQGVPTMGPPVPPQGPQRQAGFHPMAIKQEPRDFCFDSEVPNCQSSFGRAGSFYQNNHESFSFDRDHQLYFDDTCVVPERLEGKVKQEPSVYRDGPPYQRRGSLQLWQFLVTLLDDPANGHFIAWTGRGMEFKLIEPEEVARRWGIQKNRPAMNYDKLSRSLRYYYEKGIMQKVAGERYVYKFVCDPEALFSMAFPDNQRPNLKVDPDSLPGLDDDTVPLTHYDDAAPYLLDAAEQCVAGLPFPDGYGY, encoded by the exons ATGGATGGATTCTACGACCAGCAAGTCCCCTTTATGGTCCCTCCCAGC CACAAGTCTCACGTGGAGGAAGCGTCTCACAGCAGGCCTCTGATCGACAGGAAGAGGAAGTTTGTGGACACAGAGCTCGCCCAGGACACAGAAG aactTTTCCAAGACCTCAGTCAGCTGCAAGAGATCTGGATTGCAGAAG CCCAGGTGCCTGATGACGAACAGTTTGTCCCAGATTTCCAGTCGGATAGCT TGATGTTTCATGGCCCGCCACCAGCCAAGATCAAACGAGAGCTGTCCCCCTCCGAAGAGCTCTCTCCCTGCCGCCAGGACCGGAGTCCCATGCCCTACGGAGAGAAGTGCCTTTACAGCTACAG tgCCTGTGACAGGAAGCCCACTCCCGGGTTCAAGCCATTAACTCCCCCCTCGACCCCCGTCTCTCCTTGCGGCCCCACCAGCACAGCAGTAACGCACCCACTGAGCGAGCagaccccccctcctccccatccTCACCCCCACGTAGCCAACCCGACCGCAGGGCAGCGTCCCGTTCACGTTCAGCAGCCTATCACAGCGAGCACCGGCTCCCCCAACCAGCAGGCCCTCCCAGTCCACAGCCACACTCCGCCCTTCGCCGTGCCCTGCGCCCCCATCAGCCAGGATGCCAACACCTTCACACCTGAGCACAG GTTCCAGAGGCAGATGTCAGAGCCATGTCTACCTTTCCCGCCATCTGACAGCCAAGGACGCCCCCAGTTCCTGCCCCAGCCtccaaacagcagcaacaacagtcTGCCACGAGACAGCCGGCCACCGTACCACCGGCAGATGTCAGAGCCGCTGGTAGCCGCTCCTCCTCCACAGGGGTTCAAACAAGAGCTCATCGACCCGCGATACACCGAGCAGGGCGTCCCCACCATGGGCCCCCCGGTCCCGCCGCAGGGGCCTCAACGCCAGGCCGGTTTCCACCCCATGGCCATCAAGCAGGAGCCTCGGGACTTCTGCTTTGATTCTG AAGTGCCTAACTGTCAGTCATCGTTCGGGAGAGCGGGGAGCTTCTACCAGAATAACCATGAAA GTTTCTCCTTCGACAGAGATCATCAGCTGTACTTTGACGACACCTGCGTGGTGCCTGAGCGATTAGAAG GCAAAGTAAAACAGGAGCCCTCCGTGTACCGTGACGGCCCCCCCTACCAGCGCCGCGGCTCCCTGCAGCTCTGGCAGTTCCTGGTCACTTTACTGGACGACCCTGCTAACGGTCACTTCATCGCCTGGACCGGCCGTGGGATGGAGTTCAAGCTCATCGAGCCTGAGGAG GTTGCTCGCCGTTGGGGCATCCAGAAGAACCGACCGGCCATGAACTACGACAAGCTGAGCCGCTCACTGCGCTACTACTACGAGAAGGGCATCATGCAGAAG GTTGCAGGTGAGAGGTACGTGTACAAGTTTGTGTGCGACCCCGAGGCCCTCTTCTCCATGGCCTTCCCCGACAACCAGAGGCCCAACCTGAAGGTGGACCCCGACAGCCTGCCAGGGCTGGACGACGACACGGTGCCCCTCACCCACTACGACGACGCTGCCCCCTACTTGCTGGATGCCGCGGAGCAGTGCGTGGCCGGCCTGCCCTTCCCAGACGGCTACGGCTACTAA